The segment GGCGACGGTCATCGATTGGGCGGGGGCGCTCGCGGCGGCCGCGGCCGGCGTCGTGGCCGTGCGCGTGGCTATTCGCGGTGACGGGTCCGACAGGGGTGTGGTGATGGTGGTGTTCGCCGCGCTGTTCTGGCTGCTTGCGTGGACGGATATCCGCGGGTTCATACGGCCGCCGCAGGAAAAACGGGAGTGGTGGTTCATCCATATGTCGAGGATGCTCGGCGCCTACCTCGGAGCCCTCACCGCCATCTCCGTCGTGCAGATGGGCTGGCTGCCCACGCCGGTGCGTTGGTTCTGGCCGACAGCACTCGGGGTGCCTGGGATCATGCTCTGGATGAGGTATTACAGGCACAAGTTCGCCCGTGCCGAGCGCCGGTCGGCGATCCCGATCACACCGGGACAGATCGCAAGCGGATAGCCTCGCCGCCGCGCCCGTGCTCGCCGGGCGGCGATGAGGCTGCTGCTCCCGACCTACCCAGGTTTCGCCCCCGTCGCGGGTCTTGAAGATACCGCGCGCGCGCTCGCGTAGAGCGTGGAGGGGTCCGAGCGGTCGACGGCGATGCGGATGATCTCGCTCTCGCGCGGCAGGCCCGAGGTGGCGAAGCCCCAGCTTCCGCCCCCGTCGACCGTCTTGAGGATCCCGTCGCCCGCGAATCCTCCCAGTGACTCGGTGGCGGTGTGGAGGACGGCGGGGTTCACCGGGTCGGGTCGATGGCGAGGGGCCCCATGCGCAAAGTTCCTCGGGGTCTCGAGGCCACCGTTGATGGCGAAGCTGCTCGCGCCGCGATCGGTCGTCTTCTCGAGCCCCGTGAGCGTGGCGCAGAGCGTGGACGGGCTCAGCGGGTCGATGGCGAGATCGCGGACTTTGCGTCCGAAGTTGGCCAAGGCCCACGTCGCACCCGCAAGGGATCCCGCTGCATGGGCTCGGAAGCCGCCCGACCTACGCGCTCCGCGCCCGCCGCGACCGGACGGCGGGCCGCCCGCCGCGCGCCCCGCCCTCGTCGAGCAGGTCCAGCAGCCGCCGCGCCGCCTCGGTCGGCGTGAGGCGCGCGCTCGCGATCGCCGTCTCCATCTCGGGGAGCAGGCGCTGCACGTCGTCGCGGGCGAGGAAGTGGCCCTTCAGGCCGTCGTCGATGATGGTCCAGAACCAGGCCCGCTGCTGCTCGCGCCGCTTGCGTGCGAGCTCGCCGCTCGCGCCGAGCCGGGCGCGGTGCTCCTCGACGATCGCCCAGACCTCGCCCATCCCCCGCCCCTCGAGGGCGCTCACCGTCGCCACCGGCGGGTCCCAGCCGGCGCTCGTGTGCCGGAAGAGATGCAGCGCGCTCCGGTACTGCGCCGCGGCCTGCTCGGCGGGCCGTAGGTTCCCGCCGTCGGCCTTGTTGATGGCCAGCGCGTCAGCCAGCTCGAGGATGCCCTTCTTTATGCCCTGGAGCTCGTCGCCCGCGCCCGCGAGCATGAGGACCAGGAAGAAATCGACCATCGAGGCGACCGCGAACTCGGACTGCCCGACCCCGACCGTCTCGACCAGCACGACGTCGTAGCCCGCCGCCTCGCAGACGAGGAGCGCCTCCCGCGTCCGCCGCGTCACCCCCCCCAGCGAGCCGGCCGCCGGGCTCGGGCGGATGAAGGCCTCGGGCGCGGCCGCGAGGCGCGGCATGCGCGTCTTGTCGCCCAGGATGCTGCCGCCCGAGAGCGCGCTCGACGGGTCGACGGCGAGGACGGCGACCTTCTTCCCGCGGCCGATCAGGTGGAGCCCGAACGCCTCGATGAAGGTGCTCTTCCCCACCCCCGGCACACCGCTCACGCCGACGCGGGCGGCGCGTCCCGTGTCGGAGAGCAGGAGCTCGAGGAGCCGCTGCGCCGCGCGCTGGTGATCGGCGCGCGTGCTCTCGACCAGCGTGATCGCCTTGGCGAGCGCGCGGCGGCTCCCCGCGCGCACGTCGGCGGCCAGCGTCTCGGGGCGGCTAGGCGCCGATGGCGGCATTCGCCGCCGCGCCTCCGCCGTCTCCGATCAGCTCGAGCACCCGCCGCGCGGCCCTGGGAATCTTCGTCCCCGGGCCGAAGATCGCCTTCACGCCGGCCTGCGCGAGGAAGGCGTGGTCCTGCGTCGGGATGATCCCGCCGCAGGTGACCACGATGTCGGCGGCGCCGAGCCGCGCGAGCTCCTGGATGAGCTGCGGCACGAGCGTCTTGTGGCCGCCCGACTGGGTCGAGATGCCAACCACGTGCACGTCGTTCTCGACCGCCTGGCGCGCGACCTCCTCGGGCGTCTGGAAGAGCATGCCGACGTCGACGTCGAAGCCCAGGTCGGCGAAGGCAGTGGCGATCAGCTTGGCGCCGCGGTCGTGGCCGTCCTGGCCGACCTTGGCGACCAGCATGCGGGGCCGCCGCCCGTGCTCGGCGGCGAAGCGCTCCACCTCGGCGCGCAGCGCGTTCCACTCCGCGTCGTCGGCGAGCTGGCCGCCGTAGACGCCCGAGACGGAGCGGATCTCGGCGTGGTAGCGGCCCCACACCCGCTCGAGC is part of the Deltaproteobacteria bacterium genome and harbors:
- the meaB gene encoding methylmalonyl Co-A mutase-associated GTPase MeaB, which produces MPPSAPSRPETLAADVRAGSRRALAKAITLVESTRADHQRAAQRLLELLLSDTGRAARVGVSGVPGVGKSTFIEAFGLHLIGRGKKVAVLAVDPSSALSGGSILGDKTRMPRLAAAPEAFIRPSPAAGSLGGVTRRTREALLVCEAAGYDVVLVETVGVGQSEFAVASMVDFFLVLMLAGAGDELQGIKKGILELADALAINKADGGNLRPAEQAAAQYRSALHLFRHTSAGWDPPVATVSALEGRGMGEVWAIVEEHRARLGASGELARKRREQQRAWFWTIIDDGLKGHFLARDDVQRLLPEMETAIASARLTPTEAARRLLDLLDEGGARGGRPAVRSRRARSA